In Rhodothermus marinus DSM 4252, a single genomic region encodes these proteins:
- a CDS encoding FAD:protein FMN transferase has product MDRRTFLHRLGGLMAGGWLAGSPFRLLARAAEETPLVRLYYVMGTIVRFEVYHPDRAAARDAVRRASALLFEVHRQMSVQESASILSRWNASPSGAELVLPELTRQAVAEALRWREATGGRFDPTVGAAVAAWRQGRTPIPQPERQVELDGSGRLRKWGPVALDLGGSAKGWAVDQAVAVLRQAGCTAALVNAGGDLRVFGAPPGRSAWTIGIRHPLRPDEVLTTVALTEGALATSGDYEPNGSTLVDPRDLARVRLDGSVTVWAPTCGAADALATALAVEPDPSWLPGSVGVLVARRDAQGLRVQTCRWSSVVSPDQTGRLS; this is encoded by the coding sequence ATGGATCGACGGACGTTCCTGCATCGGCTGGGAGGATTGATGGCCGGGGGATGGCTGGCCGGCTCGCCGTTCCGGCTGCTGGCCCGTGCGGCCGAGGAGACGCCGCTGGTGCGCCTTTACTACGTGATGGGGACGATCGTGCGCTTCGAGGTCTATCACCCCGATCGGGCGGCGGCCCGGGACGCCGTCCGGCGCGCGAGCGCGCTACTGTTCGAGGTGCACCGGCAGATGAGCGTGCAGGAGTCCGCATCGATCCTGAGCCGCTGGAACGCGAGCCCTTCGGGCGCTGAGTTGGTGTTGCCGGAACTGACGCGGCAGGCCGTGGCCGAGGCGCTCCGCTGGCGGGAAGCGACAGGGGGACGTTTCGACCCGACCGTAGGGGCCGCCGTGGCCGCCTGGCGGCAGGGGCGGACGCCGATCCCGCAGCCAGAGCGCCAGGTGGAACTGGACGGATCCGGACGGTTGCGCAAGTGGGGGCCGGTGGCGCTGGACCTGGGCGGTAGTGCCAAGGGATGGGCCGTGGATCAGGCGGTGGCAGTGCTCCGGCAGGCCGGCTGTACGGCCGCGCTGGTCAACGCCGGGGGCGACCTGCGTGTGTTCGGCGCTCCGCCCGGCAGGTCGGCATGGACGATCGGCATCCGCCATCCGCTACGGCCCGACGAGGTGCTGACCACCGTGGCGTTGACCGAGGGCGCGCTGGCCACCAGTGGCGACTACGAGCCGAACGGCTCGACGCTGGTCGATCCCCGCGATCTGGCGCGCGTCCGGCTCGACGGAAGCGTCACGGTGTGGGCGCCCACCTGCGGGGCAGCCGATGCGCTGGCCACGGCACTGGCGGTCGAGCCCGATCCGTCCTGGCTACCGGGGTCGGTCGGGGTGCTGGTGGCGCGTCGGGATGCCCAAGGGCTGCGCGTGCAGACCTGTCGCTGGTCGTCTGTTGTTTCACCTGATCAAACCGGGAGACTTTCATGA
- a CDS encoding copper chaperone PCu(A)C, whose protein sequence is MRYLATVFLGLFLLIGCGQQQREQPAAPAEPPLPEGRLAVEQPVVYAATAGDSAIVSLRIANGTAEADTLVGAEAPAVTRNVALREVVGDTVQTTRPATSIVIPARSRVAVQLVLRDLQQALEPGQVVLVDLSLARQGRLRVRVPVREAAAPTE, encoded by the coding sequence ATGCGGTATCTGGCAACGGTTTTTCTGGGCCTGTTTCTGCTGATCGGTTGTGGACAGCAGCAGCGCGAGCAGCCGGCAGCCCCGGCCGAGCCGCCGCTTCCGGAGGGGCGGCTGGCCGTGGAGCAACCGGTTGTTTATGCGGCGACCGCGGGTGATAGCGCAATCGTGTCGCTGCGGATCGCCAACGGCACGGCCGAGGCCGACACGCTGGTCGGAGCCGAAGCGCCGGCCGTCACGCGCAACGTCGCATTGCGTGAGGTGGTGGGCGATACGGTGCAGACCACCCGTCCGGCCACGTCCATTGTGATTCCGGCGCGTTCGCGCGTGGCCGTACAGCTGGTGCTGCGCGATCTGCAGCAGGCGCTCGAGCCGGGACAGGTGGTGCTTGTCGATCTGAGCCTGGCCCGGCAGGGACGGCTGCGTGTGCGCGTGCCGGTGCGCGAGGCGGCTGCGCCGACCGAATAG
- a CDS encoding PstS family phosphate ABC transporter substrate-binding protein — MEKRAILMAGVLLVLMVAGCGRGQQQEGQLTGSVQIDGSSTVYPLTEAVAEEFMKQYPGVRVTVGISGTGGGFSKFVRKETDINDASRPIRPVEDSLARQNGVEYIELPVAYDGIAVVVNPQNDWVECLTVEELRRIWEPNSTITRWNQVRSSFPNRPLNLYGAGTDSGTYDYFTAAIVGEEHASRSDFTASEDDNVLVQGISGDPNALGFIPLAYYEENMDKLKAVAIDDGNPDNGEGCIHPSPETVNNGTYQPLARPIFIYVNAERANDPAVEAFIEFYLQHAAKLAPEVGYVPLTAEAYELALERFRNRVTGSIFGGEGSQVGVRVVDLLRLERQSTEGTAE, encoded by the coding sequence ATGGAGAAGCGAGCAATCTTGATGGCCGGTGTGCTGCTCGTGCTGATGGTGGCCGGGTGTGGCCGCGGGCAGCAGCAGGAAGGACAGCTCACCGGTTCGGTGCAAATCGACGGATCGAGCACGGTCTATCCGCTGACCGAGGCGGTGGCCGAGGAGTTCATGAAGCAGTACCCGGGGGTGCGGGTGACCGTGGGGATCAGCGGGACCGGCGGCGGTTTTTCCAAGTTCGTGCGGAAGGAGACGGACATCAACGACGCCTCGCGTCCGATTCGCCCCGTGGAAGACTCGCTGGCCCGGCAGAACGGGGTCGAATACATCGAACTGCCGGTGGCCTACGACGGCATTGCCGTCGTGGTGAATCCCCAGAACGACTGGGTCGAGTGCCTGACCGTCGAGGAGTTGCGGCGCATCTGGGAGCCCAACAGCACGATCACCCGCTGGAACCAGGTGCGGTCGTCGTTCCCGAATCGCCCGCTGAATTTGTACGGTGCCGGGACCGACAGCGGTACCTATGACTACTTCACGGCCGCCATCGTGGGCGAAGAACATGCCAGCCGCTCGGACTTCACGGCCAGCGAGGACGACAACGTGCTCGTGCAGGGGATCAGCGGTGACCCCAACGCGCTGGGCTTCATCCCGCTGGCCTACTACGAGGAGAACATGGACAAACTGAAGGCGGTGGCCATCGACGACGGCAACCCTGACAACGGCGAGGGCTGCATTCACCCCAGCCCGGAGACCGTCAACAACGGCACGTACCAGCCGCTTGCGCGACCGATTTTCATCTACGTGAATGCCGAGCGGGCCAACGACCCGGCCGTGGAAGCGTTCATCGAATTTTACCTGCAACATGCGGCCAAACTGGCACCCGAGGTAGGGTATGTGCCGCTGACGGCCGAGGCCTACGAGCTGGCGCTCGAGCGTTTCCGGAACCGGGTGACCGGTAGTATCTTTGGAGGCGAGGGGTCGCAGGTGGGTGTGCGGGTTGTGGACCTGCTGCGACTCGAACGGCAGAGTACGGAAGGTACGGCAGAATAA
- a CDS encoding M1 family metallopeptidase produces MRRLSLVLLFLLAGCTASRPIEQAPEAPTPAFVRPERPLPAPITLPPSFEAAIERGTRTMDGRPGPNYWQQYARYDLTARIDTAARRLDGEGRIVYLNRSPDVLRQLFLELPLNVHAEGVVRNEPAEVTGGVTLHYVAVEGQEALHPAEAPAGAPRYAVNGTRMIIFLQRDLAPGDSVRLDFRWSFTIPKRGAGGRMGYDENLFFLAYWYPHMAVYDDVIGWFTDSFLSRAEFYFGYGDYRITIDAPAGWLVMATGTFENPEEVLAPDVLARMRQAYASDTPVRIAEPDTDPVTLPGTDGRLQWRFRATNVRDVAFSLVHRGYWEGARTPVGDRDGDGQTDYAQINTFWRPTAPRWANVTRYQQHAISYLSRLTGFPYPWPHMTAVEGGGIIGGGMEFPMMTLIGDYNAAGDSALYYVTAHELAHMWIPMIVGPNERRYSWMDEGSTTFAENHARTDFFPGTQPRLSEQESYLMLARMGAEGEIMRWSDYHYSSFAFGIASYSKPATLLEALRGLLGEDVFWRAYRTFIREWAFKHPYPYDLFNTFERVSGRDLGWFWHAWYFETWTLDQAVAAVEPIEGGVRITVEDHGLAPMPVYLTLTLADGSQVRDTIDVDVWLEGRRQVTVTVPTGAAVTRVEIDPERWFPDIDRTNNVWRAPAGTGQ; encoded by the coding sequence ATGCGTCGTCTGTCGCTGGTATTGTTGTTTCTGCTGGCCGGCTGCACCGCTTCGCGCCCGATCGAGCAGGCTCCGGAAGCCCCTACACCCGCGTTTGTACGCCCGGAGCGTCCGCTACCTGCGCCCATCACGCTGCCCCCTTCTTTTGAAGCGGCCATCGAACGGGGCACGCGCACCATGGACGGACGCCCCGGACCGAACTACTGGCAGCAGTACGCCCGCTACGACCTGACCGCCCGCATCGACACGGCCGCGCGGCGGCTGGACGGCGAGGGGCGGATCGTGTATCTGAACCGCTCGCCCGACGTGCTTCGCCAGCTCTTTCTGGAGCTTCCGCTGAACGTCCACGCCGAAGGCGTCGTGCGCAACGAACCGGCCGAGGTAACCGGTGGCGTCACGCTTCACTACGTGGCCGTCGAAGGCCAGGAAGCCCTGCATCCGGCCGAAGCACCCGCCGGTGCGCCGCGCTACGCGGTCAACGGCACACGGATGATCATCTTTCTGCAGCGCGATCTGGCGCCCGGCGACTCCGTCCGGCTCGACTTCCGCTGGTCCTTTACGATTCCCAAACGCGGTGCCGGGGGCCGCATGGGCTACGACGAGAACCTGTTTTTCCTGGCCTACTGGTACCCCCACATGGCCGTCTATGACGACGTGATCGGCTGGTTCACCGATTCGTTCCTGAGCCGCGCCGAGTTCTACTTCGGCTATGGCGACTACCGGATCACGATCGACGCACCGGCCGGCTGGCTCGTGATGGCCACCGGCACCTTCGAAAATCCCGAAGAAGTGCTGGCCCCCGACGTGCTGGCCCGCATGCGTCAGGCCTATGCCAGCGACACGCCGGTTCGCATCGCCGAACCCGACACGGATCCGGTCACGCTTCCGGGCACCGACGGCCGTCTGCAGTGGCGCTTCCGGGCCACGAACGTGCGCGACGTGGCCTTCAGTCTGGTGCATCGCGGCTACTGGGAAGGTGCCCGCACGCCCGTGGGCGACCGCGACGGCGACGGACAGACCGACTACGCGCAGATCAACACGTTCTGGCGCCCGACCGCGCCCCGCTGGGCCAACGTCACGCGCTACCAGCAGCATGCCATCAGCTACCTCTCGCGCCTGACCGGCTTTCCCTATCCCTGGCCGCACATGACGGCCGTCGAAGGCGGCGGCATCATCGGCGGCGGCATGGAATTTCCCATGATGACGCTCATCGGCGACTACAACGCCGCCGGCGACAGCGCCCTCTATTACGTGACGGCGCACGAACTGGCCCACATGTGGATTCCCATGATCGTCGGTCCCAACGAGCGCCGCTATAGCTGGATGGACGAAGGCAGCACCACGTTTGCCGAAAACCATGCGCGCACCGATTTCTTCCCCGGCACCCAACCCCGGCTGAGCGAGCAGGAAAGCTATCTGATGCTGGCCCGCATGGGCGCCGAAGGGGAAATCATGCGCTGGTCCGACTACCACTACTCCAGCTTCGCTTTCGGCATCGCCTCCTACAGCAAGCCGGCCACGCTGCTCGAAGCGCTCCGAGGGCTGCTGGGCGAAGACGTGTTCTGGCGCGCCTACCGCACGTTCATCCGCGAGTGGGCCTTCAAGCACCCCTACCCTTACGACCTGTTCAACACGTTCGAGCGCGTGAGCGGACGTGATCTCGGCTGGTTCTGGCACGCCTGGTACTTCGAGACGTGGACGCTCGATCAGGCCGTGGCGGCCGTCGAACCCATCGAAGGCGGCGTGCGCATCACGGTGGAAGACCACGGACTGGCCCCCATGCCGGTCTACCTGACGCTCACGCTGGCCGACGGCTCGCAGGTGCGCGATACGATCGACGTGGACGTGTGGCTGGAAGGACGGCGGCAGGTGACCGTCACGGTGCCGACCGGCGCCGCCGTTACCCGCGTCGAAATCGACCCCGAGCGCTGGTTCCCCGACATCGACCGCACGAACAACGTCTGGCGCGCACCGGCCGGCACCGGACAGTAA
- a CDS encoding S41 family peptidase, whose translation MKKSLRYTLPAILLLALGILLGWNLQQAVSDTDTLASLRKLEEAFLTITQRYVDPVEPEPLAEEAIRSMLQELDPHSVYITAEEMKELRESYQGSFGGIGIWFEVVDDTARVVATISGGPSEAVGLQPGDRIIKIEDSSAVGLSSTEIQKRLKGPEGTKVRVTIRRLGVREPLEFTITRDRIPLYTVDAAYMLDERTGYIRISRFAMTTYDEFLEHLDRLKRQGMERLVLDLRGNPGGIMEAAVELVDELLPEGYTIVYTRGRVAQAEMTRRSTSGGRFETQPVIVLVDRNSASASEIVAGALQDNDRALIVGLRTFGKGLVQNQFPLSDGSVIQLTVARYYTPSGRLIQTPYHGGDLEDYYREKFADYETAVFHPEDYINEIPDSLKFKTVHGRTVFGGGGILPDVIVPPDTNSILLEVSRRNLPSTFVRTWFNQHEQAIRAQWNNRKDAFLASFEVDDTLWQAFLDYAREQGLFAADSAATPRFTVAQAEAHRHELSTLLQAYLAWQLFGREASIPLFNEIDPVLHEALKHWDRAEALAAYFAPKAGDTVRKGR comes from the coding sequence ATGAAGAAATCACTGCGTTACACCCTCCCGGCCATTCTGCTGCTGGCGCTGGGCATTCTGCTGGGCTGGAATCTGCAACAGGCCGTTTCCGACACCGACACGCTGGCCAGCCTGCGCAAGCTCGAAGAAGCCTTTCTGACGATCACGCAGCGCTACGTCGATCCGGTCGAGCCCGAACCGCTGGCCGAGGAGGCCATCCGGTCCATGCTCCAGGAGCTGGACCCCCACTCCGTGTACATCACCGCCGAGGAAATGAAGGAACTCCGGGAAAGCTACCAGGGCTCCTTCGGCGGGATCGGGATCTGGTTCGAGGTGGTGGACGACACGGCCCGCGTGGTGGCCACCATCAGCGGCGGGCCCAGCGAGGCGGTCGGACTCCAACCCGGCGATCGGATCATCAAAATCGAAGACTCCAGCGCCGTGGGCCTTTCCTCGACGGAAATTCAGAAGCGGCTTAAAGGTCCGGAAGGCACCAAAGTCCGGGTAACCATTCGCCGGCTGGGCGTCCGCGAGCCCCTGGAGTTTACGATCACGCGCGACCGCATTCCGCTCTACACGGTCGATGCCGCCTACATGCTCGACGAGCGGACCGGCTACATCCGCATCAGCCGCTTTGCCATGACCACCTACGATGAATTCCTGGAGCACCTAGACCGCCTCAAGCGCCAGGGCATGGAGCGGCTGGTGCTGGACCTGCGCGGCAATCCGGGCGGCATCATGGAAGCGGCCGTGGAGCTGGTCGATGAACTGTTGCCCGAAGGCTACACGATCGTCTACACGCGCGGGCGCGTCGCTCAGGCGGAAATGACCCGTCGCTCCACCTCGGGCGGCCGCTTCGAGACGCAGCCGGTCATCGTACTGGTCGATCGCAATTCGGCCTCGGCCAGCGAGATCGTGGCCGGCGCGCTGCAGGACAACGACCGGGCCCTGATCGTGGGGCTTCGCACCTTCGGGAAAGGGCTGGTGCAGAACCAGTTTCCGCTCTCCGACGGCAGCGTCATCCAGCTGACGGTCGCCCGCTACTACACGCCCTCGGGTCGCCTGATTCAGACGCCCTACCACGGCGGTGACCTGGAGGACTACTACCGGGAAAAGTTCGCCGACTACGAAACGGCCGTCTTCCATCCGGAGGATTACATCAACGAGATCCCGGACTCGCTGAAGTTCAAGACGGTGCACGGCCGCACGGTCTTCGGCGGCGGTGGCATTCTGCCCGATGTGATCGTTCCGCCCGACACGAACTCGATCCTGCTGGAAGTCAGCCGTCGCAACCTGCCCTCCACCTTCGTCCGCACCTGGTTCAATCAGCATGAACAGGCCATCCGCGCGCAGTGGAACAACCGGAAGGACGCCTTTCTGGCCTCGTTCGAAGTGGACGACACGCTGTGGCAGGCCTTCCTGGACTACGCCCGGGAGCAGGGCCTCTTTGCGGCCGATTCTGCCGCGACGCCTCGCTTCACGGTCGCACAGGCCGAAGCGCACCGGCACGAACTGAGCACGCTGCTGCAAGCCTATCTGGCCTGGCAACTGTTCGGCCGTGAGGCGTCAATCCCGCTGTTCAACGAAATCGATCCCGTACTGCACGAAGCGCTCAAGCACTGGGACCGGGCCGAGGCGCTGGCCGCCTATTTCGCCCCGAAAGCGGGCGACACGGTACGCAAAGGGCGTTAG
- the pstC gene encoding phosphate ABC transporter permease subunit PstC has product MASSSDGWIRRQGFPDLAPDANLSRGPRERLIQALLGLCALVTVFTTLGIAAILIGESVAFFRQVSLAEFFGDTKWTPQFSEQHFGIWPLLAGTLMITVIAALVAIPIGLSAAIYISQYAPDRVRRWLKPSLELLAGVPTVVYGYFALTFVTPLLQHVLPQMQVYNALSAGIVVGIMIIPMVASLSEDALRAVPRSLAEGAYALGATKYEVVLRVVVPAALSGIMASFILALSRAIGETMIVTLAAGATPKLTLNPLESIQTMTAYIVQVSLGDTPQGTVVYQSLFAVGLVLFVLTLGMNLLANRIILRFKESY; this is encoded by the coding sequence ATGGCTTCCTCGTCAGATGGATGGATCCGGCGCCAGGGCTTTCCGGACCTGGCGCCGGATGCCAACCTTTCGCGTGGGCCCAGGGAGCGTTTGATCCAGGCGCTGCTTGGGCTCTGTGCGTTGGTGACGGTATTCACCACGCTGGGCATTGCGGCGATCCTGATCGGGGAATCGGTCGCCTTTTTCCGGCAGGTGTCGCTGGCCGAATTTTTCGGCGACACGAAGTGGACCCCGCAGTTTTCCGAGCAGCATTTTGGCATCTGGCCGCTGCTGGCCGGCACCTTGATGATCACGGTCATTGCGGCGCTGGTGGCCATCCCGATCGGGCTTTCCGCCGCCATTTACATCTCACAGTATGCGCCTGATCGCGTGCGTCGCTGGCTGAAGCCGTCGCTGGAATTGCTGGCGGGCGTGCCGACGGTCGTCTATGGCTACTTTGCGCTGACGTTCGTCACGCCGCTGCTGCAGCATGTGCTTCCGCAGATGCAGGTCTACAACGCGCTCAGCGCCGGGATCGTGGTGGGCATCATGATCATCCCGATGGTGGCTTCGCTGAGCGAGGACGCATTGCGGGCCGTGCCCCGCTCGCTGGCCGAAGGCGCCTACGCGCTGGGGGCCACGAAGTACGAGGTGGTGCTCCGTGTGGTGGTGCCGGCCGCGCTGAGTGGCATCATGGCCAGCTTCATTCTGGCACTGAGCCGGGCCATCGGCGAAACCATGATCGTGACGCTGGCGGCCGGCGCCACGCCCAAGCTGACGCTCAACCCGCTGGAGTCGATCCAGACGATGACGGCCTACATCGTGCAGGTCAGCCTGGGCGACACGCCGCAGGGAACGGTCGTCTATCAGAGTCTGTTTGCGGTGGGGCTGGTGCTGTTCGTGCTGACGCTGGGCATGAACCTGCTGGCCAACCGGATCATCCTCCGCTTTAAAGAAAGCTATTGA
- the pstA gene encoding phosphate ABC transporter permease PstA: MTEVQQAVATRFDLRLERRRRLGQILAVVLFFSTLFGLLVLTSLMVDVVRKGASWLDWQFLTSYPSRNPEEAGIKSAIVGSFWMMLLTALFSVPVGVGAAVYLEEYAPRGWFLRLIQLNIANLAGIPSVIYGILGLGLFVRYFALGRSLLAGALTMSLLVLPIIVISTQEALRAVPQGIRESAYALGATRWQVVSSHLLPIAAPGILTGIILALSRAVGETAPLVMIGALTFIAFLPESLLDPFTVLPIQIFNWTARPQEEFRGLAAAAIIVLMVFLFLMNLSAILLRNYYERHRPH, from the coding sequence ATGACCGAAGTGCAGCAGGCGGTAGCCACAAGGTTCGATCTGCGACTGGAGCGGCGGCGACGGCTGGGACAGATCCTGGCCGTGGTGCTGTTTTTTTCCACGCTGTTCGGGTTGCTGGTCCTGACGTCGCTGATGGTCGACGTCGTACGCAAGGGCGCGTCCTGGCTGGACTGGCAGTTTCTCACGTCCTATCCGTCGCGCAACCCCGAAGAGGCCGGGATCAAGTCGGCCATCGTGGGGTCGTTCTGGATGATGCTCCTGACGGCGCTGTTTTCGGTGCCGGTCGGCGTCGGCGCGGCCGTTTACCTTGAGGAATACGCGCCGCGTGGCTGGTTTCTGCGGCTGATCCAGCTCAACATTGCCAACCTGGCCGGCATCCCTTCGGTGATCTATGGCATTCTGGGGCTGGGGCTGTTTGTGCGGTACTTCGCGCTGGGGCGGAGCCTGCTGGCCGGGGCGCTGACGATGAGCCTACTGGTGCTACCGATTATCGTCATCAGCACCCAGGAGGCGCTTCGGGCCGTGCCGCAGGGGATCCGGGAGAGTGCCTATGCGCTGGGCGCCACACGCTGGCAGGTGGTCTCCAGCCACCTGCTGCCCATCGCGGCGCCGGGCATTCTGACCGGCATCATTCTGGCGTTGAGCCGCGCCGTCGGCGAGACGGCTCCGCTGGTCATGATCGGGGCGCTCACGTTCATCGCCTTCCTGCCCGAGAGCCTGTTGGATCCTTTTACCGTGCTGCCCATTCAGATCTTCAACTGGACGGCCCGACCCCAGGAGGAATTCCGCGGCCTGGCGGCCGCCGCCATCATCGTGCTCATGGTGTTTCTGTTTCTGATGAACCTGAGCGCCATCCTGCTACGCAACTACTACGAACGTCATCGTCCGCATTGA
- a CDS encoding Hsp20/alpha crystallin family protein — protein MAEVMRYTSPTSLLSELQREVDRLFENFFGGWLRPEVESAVWTPTVDLLETDDAYLIYMDLPGVNRDQVTITFENGTLQVSGERVQPEHKDAQYHRMERWYGRFFRSFNLGQNVNPDKIKAHFENGVLVIEAPKTEESKPVRIKIS, from the coding sequence ATGGCCGAGGTGATGCGCTATACGTCGCCGACGTCGCTGCTGTCGGAGCTGCAGCGGGAAGTGGACCGGCTGTTCGAGAACTTCTTCGGAGGCTGGCTGCGGCCTGAGGTCGAGTCGGCGGTCTGGACGCCCACGGTGGACCTGCTGGAGACGGACGACGCTTACCTCATCTACATGGACCTGCCCGGCGTGAACCGGGACCAGGTCACGATCACCTTCGAGAACGGCACGCTGCAGGTGAGCGGTGAGCGGGTGCAGCCCGAGCACAAGGACGCGCAGTATCATCGGATGGAGCGGTGGTATGGCCGCTTCTTCCGGTCGTTCAACCTGGGCCAGAACGTGAATCCGGATAAGATCAAGGCCCACTTCGAGAACGGCGTCCTTGTGATCGAGGCGCCGAAGACGGAGGAGAGCAAGCCGGTGCGGATCAAGATCTCGTAA
- the pstB gene encoding phosphate ABC transporter ATP-binding protein PstB: MADHVSPTEKVPAAETFGLSRDSEATRVRPKMEVRNLYFWYGDKLALKDISLQILPNEVTAFIGPSGCGKSTLLRCLNRMNELIPNTRMEGTVLLDGRDIYREMDPVVVRRRVGMVFQKPNPFPKSIYQNVAWGARINGYRGNMDELVERCLRLAALWDEVKDRLHENAYGLSGGQQQRLCIARALAVEPEVLLMDEPASALDPIATAKLEETILELKKSYTIVIVTHNMHQASRISDTTAFFYMGELVEMNRTDELFTRPREKRTEDYITGRFG; the protein is encoded by the coding sequence ATGGCCGATCACGTTTCGCCCACCGAAAAAGTGCCTGCCGCCGAAACGTTCGGGCTGAGCCGCGATAGCGAGGCCACCCGCGTACGGCCCAAGATGGAGGTGCGCAATCTGTACTTCTGGTATGGGGACAAGCTGGCCCTGAAGGACATCTCGCTGCAGATTCTGCCCAACGAGGTAACCGCCTTCATCGGGCCTTCGGGCTGTGGCAAGAGCACGCTGCTGCGTTGCCTCAACCGCATGAACGAGCTGATCCCCAACACGCGCATGGAGGGGACGGTTCTGCTGGACGGCCGCGACATCTATCGGGAGATGGATCCCGTGGTGGTGCGGCGGCGCGTGGGGATGGTTTTCCAGAAGCCCAACCCGTTCCCGAAGTCGATCTACCAGAACGTGGCCTGGGGCGCCCGCATCAACGGCTACCGGGGCAACATGGACGAACTCGTCGAGCGTTGCCTGCGGCTGGCCGCGCTCTGGGACGAGGTGAAAGACCGGCTGCACGAGAACGCCTACGGGCTCAGCGGCGGGCAGCAGCAACGCCTCTGCATTGCGCGGGCGCTGGCCGTCGAACCCGAGGTGCTGCTGATGGACGAGCCGGCCAGCGCGCTCGACCCGATCGCCACGGCCAAGCTGGAAGAGACGATCCTGGAGCTCAAAAAATCCTACACGATCGTTATCGTTACGCACAACATGCATCAGGCCTCGCGCATCAGCGACACGACGGCCTTCTTCTACATGGGCGAGCTGGTCGAAATGAACCGGACCGACGAACTTTTCACGCGCCCCCGCGAAAAACGTACGGAAGATTATATTACCGGACGGTTTGGCTAA
- a CDS encoding FMN-binding protein: MRYAGLLLLVCGWMLAPAGRAQDQVFLTPEEALAEVFPEGRYFQHDTLRFSPEELEAAKQALRRTEPLDSMLVVTRVYNAEGQFLGYAVITEELGKHRPITFIVGVRPDFSVEKVAVMVYRESHGGQVRLPRFLYQYRGKTLRDPIQTHRDIVNVSGATISVNSLNRGIKKVLYFVTTHYQKHPPQLTYHPN, encoded by the coding sequence ATGCGTTACGCAGGGCTTCTGCTGCTGGTGTGTGGCTGGATGCTGGCGCCTGCCGGGCGCGCGCAGGATCAGGTTTTCCTGACGCCCGAGGAGGCGCTGGCCGAGGTGTTTCCTGAGGGACGCTATTTTCAGCACGACACGTTGCGTTTTTCGCCGGAGGAGCTGGAAGCGGCAAAGCAGGCGCTGCGCCGCACTGAGCCGCTCGATTCCATGCTGGTCGTCACACGCGTCTACAATGCCGAAGGCCAATTCCTGGGCTATGCCGTGATCACCGAAGAGCTGGGCAAGCACCGACCCATCACGTTCATCGTGGGCGTGCGACCCGATTTTTCCGTGGAGAAGGTGGCCGTCATGGTCTATCGGGAGTCCCACGGCGGGCAGGTGCGGCTCCCGCGCTTTCTCTATCAGTACCGGGGCAAAACGCTTCGGGACCCCATCCAGACACATCGTGACATCGTCAACGTCAGCGGCGCCACCATTTCGGTCAACTCACTGAATCGGGGGATCAAAAAAGTGTTGTATTTTGTGACCACGCACTACCAAAAGCATCCTCCGCAGTTGACCTACCACCCGAACTGA
- the phoU gene encoding phosphate signaling complex protein PhoU, translating into MTVHRHIDDELLVLQRMLFEMADLVDEQMANAIDALLRRDLELAERVRARDDEVDAYELKIDRQCERILALHHPVAAELRMIITAVKVNTDLERIGDHCKNLAKHTPYVVQAPEALAQTRIEEMADASRAMLRQVQEAFLKRDRLLARQVLAEDLQIDRLHRENFEQLVRFGRQHPEHLEAVAHLITASKALERISDHAKNIAESVVFLIEGVDIRHRKLREPQAQEGERPL; encoded by the coding sequence ATGACCGTACATCGACATATCGACGACGAGCTGCTGGTTCTGCAGCGCATGCTGTTCGAGATGGCCGATCTGGTCGACGAACAGATGGCCAATGCCATCGACGCATTGCTCAGGCGCGATCTGGAGCTGGCCGAGCGCGTGCGGGCGCGGGACGACGAGGTGGACGCCTACGAGCTGAAGATCGACCGGCAGTGCGAACGCATCCTGGCGCTGCATCATCCGGTGGCGGCCGAGCTGCGCATGATCATCACGGCCGTCAAGGTCAACACCGACCTGGAGCGCATCGGCGACCACTGTAAGAACCTCGCCAAGCACACGCCCTACGTGGTGCAGGCACCCGAGGCTCTGGCGCAGACGCGCATCGAGGAGATGGCCGACGCCTCGCGGGCCATGCTCCGACAGGTGCAGGAGGCCTTCCTGAAGCGGGATCGTCTGCTGGCGCGTCAGGTGCTGGCCGAAGACCTGCAGATCGACCGGCTGCATCGGGAAAACTTCGAGCAACTGGTGCGCTTCGGTAGGCAGCATCCGGAGCATCTCGAAGCGGTGGCCCATCTGATCACGGCCAGCAAGGCGCTGGAGCGCATTTCGGACCACGCCAAGAACATTGCCGAGAGCGTGGTCTTTCTGATCGAAGGCGTGGACATCCGCCACCGCAAGCTTCGGGAGCCCCAGGCGCAGGAAGGCGAACGGCCGCTATAA